The genomic segment TTCACGCACCTCGAGACCGACCGCATTCATTTCTCGCACAAGTTCTGATTTCCACCTATTACTATCATCAAATTCGACAAATATGACTCCGCTGAAGTCATTAGGGAGTTCGACTCCGTTTCTTTTCAAGGCTACAACACGACTTCGACCTAGTTTAGCCGTAAAGAACCCATGCTCAAATACTACATTTTGCCTAGCTCTCAAATTCAGATTCAGACTGAAGTACCTTGCTCCCATATCACACGGCGTGTATAATATTACAGCAAATATAACGTCAGCATTCGCCTCCAATTTCTCAATAATCGTCATGCCAGCGCTCGCCTGAGCCTGCATTATTACAGGATCTAATCCAATCGCTACCAAAAAGTTCTTCACATCAAGTTTGGCGATCTCGTCTTGGCCGTGGACCAGAAATACTCTTCTTCTTTGAAGAGGTTCTGCTTCACCTGTGATCGCTGCTCTGGTCGGCTCAAAATAGTATGATCTGAAAACATTTGACGAACGTGCTACCTCTTCACTTATTATCTCATTTTGAATTAAGACACTCACCAAATCCACATTTTTGACGGCCCAATGAGTTCTGTAGAGTTCCCATCGACCAATATCAAGACTTGCTCTTACTCTGTCAATAGTGCCAACATCTAAGGCCGGAATCGACTCGTCCATTTCGAATCTGATAGTAACTCTTTGTCCAGCGGTTACTATACTCAAGATTTTACCTATATGAGAGGCCCCTTCTTCGCGCTCTATCATGAAAAGAGTAGGGAAGTTCTGCAGTTCTTCAATTGCGGTAGCATCTAGCTCTCTATATCGCTCACTGAGCTCATTCGAAGTGTATTCAATCGCCACTCTGCCTCTTTCGAAAGTATATTCTCCGTTTTCCCAGCTATCTATAGTTCCCGAAACTAGAATATTGAACATCGTGAGCTCCCTGATGGTGATAATTGACTCAGCCTAACGGTGGCACCAGCCGCGACGCGCCTGGCGCGGCGCTTGCCTGTTCCCCTCTGACGTTCCATCAAGTCCAGCTCGCAAGCGCCGTGACCAAGCGCAAAGTCGGCTGCAAGCAATGTTAGCCATTTGCAAATTTTAATGTTATCAATGAAATTATGATGCCCATAATGATGGCCAATATGCTTACCCTAATCACCCATCTGTGCTTATCATCCGGATGATTCAATTGACCGATGAACGAACTTACTGGCAAGAGCTTGACAATCTCCCTCCCACAATTCTTAACTAATCCAAGCTCAGATAATCCATCGTAATCCAATTCAATTGTATCTGCTGATAGACCCGAAACATTTCCGCCTCCATAACATTGGCGATAGATTCTGCGATTAGAGTTAGAGATTTTCAGCCACTTTCCTCGGCCACCTAACTCCTGTAATACAGTATTTGCAACTCGAACGATCTTCCTTTTGTCCTTCCTGTCCTCAGCTTTAGAAAGCGTACGCACATATGCAATTTCAATCGCACTCGACATGATGGCTCCACAAGTTCACTGTCCATCCGAAGTTTTTCCGAATCATTTGTGTCAGAGGGTTTCTGATATGGCTAGCGGTGGCTTCAGCCGCGACGCGCCTGGCGCGGCGCTTGCCTTTCTCCTACCGACGTTTGCTTCAATTCCGACTGCAAGCGCCGTGACAGGCGCAAAGTCGGCTGCAAGCGATGTTAGGTTGCATGTTACACAGCAGACCACGCTCGTGCAATTTCCTCACAAGCAGCCTCTATGTCTGTTCGCTTGCGCTTGAATGATCTCGGTGCGACGTAGATCTCGCGCGCAAACAGATCCAGAACGATGCAGGCGCTTGGTTCAAGAAGGGCGGCAGGACGAAGACAATCTGTAAGGTACTGATGAACTACAGTAGCCACATAATGTCCAGCATCAATGCCGAGTGGCGAGTTCTTCGCAATGCAAAGCTTGATCGCGCCAGCAGTTGAGTTACCATCAGGGCGTGTTCCCTGTAGAAGAAGCTCAGGCCTGACGCTTACTGATACACCCGCGATCGTCAGTTGAGGCGCGTCACCTTCGGTCGCAGTAGCTCTGAAATTTGCCAGATCAAGGCTGTCGCTGAGATCAATGAAAGCTTCGATCGCCTCGATCGAAAGCTGACGGTCCTGCTCCTGCCACTCGCTTGTTGTGCTTGCTGTCTCAAGTCGTGAAATCGCACGATCGAGAGAGGAGAAATCTGCACCGCCGCTGACCAGAAACTCACGGATGGCAGTGTAAGCATCGCTGTACCGTGCCACGATGAAATCACGCGGTCGCTTCTGATCGCGAACAAGGCCGCGCC from the bacterium genome contains:
- a CDS encoding nucleotide-binding protein: MFNILVSGTIDSWENGEYTFERGRVAIEYTSNELSERYRELDATAIEELQNFPTLFMIEREEGASHIGKILSIVTAGQRVTIRFEMDESIPALDVGTIDRVRASLDIGRWELYRTHWAVKNVDLVSVLIQNEIISEEVARSSNVFRSYYFEPTRAAITGEAEPLQRRRVFLVHGQDEIAKLDVKNFLVAIGLDPVIMQAQASAGMTIIEKLEANADVIFAVILYTPCDMGARYFSLNLNLRARQNVVFEHGFFTAKLGRSRVVALKRNGVELPNDFSGVIFVEFDDSNRWKSELVREMNAVGLEVREPA